A single region of the Thioalkalivibrio nitratireducens DSM 14787 genome encodes:
- a CDS encoding TusE/DsrC/DsvC family sulfur relay protein, with the protein MSLEVDGNTIATNANGYLEELSDWSEKVAEAIAAKEGITLTQRHWDLIRYLRDEYVNNGENQPNTRTIVKAMQQLWSDKSVDAKTVYDLFPLDPSKQGGRIAGLPESRRKGGY; encoded by the coding sequence ATGAGTCTGGAAGTCGATGGCAACACCATCGCCACGAACGCGAACGGGTATCTCGAGGAACTGTCGGACTGGAGCGAGAAGGTTGCGGAAGCCATCGCCGCGAAGGAAGGCATCACGCTGACTCAGCGGCACTGGGACCTGATCCGCTACCTTCGCGACGAGTACGTCAACAATGGCGAAAACCAGCCCAACACGCGGACCATCGTCAAGGCCATGCAGCAGCTCTGGAGCGACAAGAGCGTCGATGCCAAGACCGTCTATGACCTCTTCCCGCTCGATCCCAGCAAGCAGGGTGGCCGTATCGCCGGCCTGCCCGAGAGCCGGCGCAAGGGCGGATACTGA
- a CDS encoding DUF3050 domain-containing protein, whose protein sequence is MPQPTGFDPKVLEPLRKRLDEHPVYGLRDLDALRHFMEHHVYSVWDFMSLIKYLQGHLAPVRQPWTPSGDAAVRRFINELVLEEESDAVPGPGGVDRHMSHFELYCEAMEELGADPERPRRFVAMASERGIDAALAAGIAPEPAARFMRSTFDFIASGKPHVVAAALALGREHVIPGMFRSFLREMGVGSGAAPQFHFYLNRHIHLDEDFHGPMSLRMLDLLCAGDPTRLAEARAAAGTALEARIEFWDGVHARLREAA, encoded by the coding sequence ATGCCCCAGCCTACCGGTTTCGACCCGAAGGTTCTCGAGCCGCTGCGCAAGCGCCTCGACGAGCATCCGGTCTATGGTCTGCGCGATCTCGATGCGCTGCGCCATTTCATGGAACATCATGTCTATTCGGTCTGGGATTTCATGTCCCTGATCAAGTACCTGCAAGGGCATCTGGCACCAGTGCGGCAGCCGTGGACGCCAAGCGGAGATGCCGCGGTACGCCGGTTCATCAACGAACTCGTGCTGGAAGAGGAGTCCGACGCGGTGCCGGGTCCCGGCGGCGTGGACCGCCACATGAGTCACTTCGAACTGTACTGTGAAGCGATGGAGGAACTTGGTGCGGATCCCGAACGCCCGCGGCGATTCGTGGCGATGGCCTCGGAACGGGGGATCGATGCAGCGCTGGCTGCGGGGATCGCACCGGAACCGGCGGCCCGTTTCATGCGTTCCACCTTTGACTTCATCGCCAGTGGCAAGCCGCACGTGGTGGCCGCCGCGCTGGCCCTCGGGCGTGAACACGTGATTCCGGGGATGTTCCGCAGCTTCCTGCGCGAGATGGGGGTCGGGTCCGGCGCGGCCCCGCAGTTCCATTTCTATCTCAACCGGCACATCCACCTCGACGAGGACTTTCACGGGCCGATGTCGCTGCGGATGCTGGATCTGCTGTGCGCCGGGGACCCGACCAGGCTCGCCGAGGCCCGAGCTGCGGCCGGCACTGCGCTGGAGGCGCGAATCGAGTTCTGGGACGGGGTCCACGCCCGGTTGCGGGAGGCCGCATGA
- a CDS encoding RNA methyltransferase, with protein MEDQLGRIRVVLVGTSHPGNIGSVARAMKAMGLSDLVLVDPQRFPAAEATALAAGADDLLARARVLTRLEDAVADCVWVVGTSARRRGHSVPVFDPEPAARELIARASGGSVALVFGRESSGLTNAELDRCTALVQIPTDPGFSSLNLAAAVQVLAYACRTAALVGDSGSAPGGGVERHATQAEMEALFEHYQRVLVQIEFLDPEKPRHLMRRLRHLYQRAGLTANEVRILRGILTHTERGGGRPRTGS; from the coding sequence ATGGAGGATCAACTCGGCCGCATCCGTGTGGTGCTGGTGGGTACATCGCACCCGGGTAACATCGGTTCCGTGGCCCGGGCGATGAAGGCCATGGGGTTGTCGGATCTGGTACTGGTGGATCCGCAGCGTTTCCCCGCAGCCGAGGCGACAGCACTGGCGGCAGGCGCGGACGACCTGCTGGCGCGGGCCCGGGTGCTGACGCGGCTTGAGGATGCGGTCGCCGATTGCGTCTGGGTGGTCGGAACCAGCGCCCGGCGGCGCGGCCATTCGGTGCCGGTGTTCGATCCCGAGCCGGCGGCGCGGGAACTGATCGCCCGTGCATCCGGGGGATCCGTGGCGCTCGTCTTCGGCCGGGAAAGCAGCGGGCTGACCAACGCCGAACTGGATCGCTGCACCGCGCTTGTGCAGATTCCCACCGACCCAGGTTTCAGCTCGCTCAATCTTGCGGCCGCCGTCCAGGTGCTGGCGTACGCCTGCCGGACCGCGGCGCTGGTGGGAGATTCCGGCAGCGCGCCCGGCGGCGGCGTGGAACGCCACGCGACGCAGGCCGAAATGGAGGCCCTGTTCGAGCACTATCAGCGGGTGTTGGTGCAGATCGAATTCCTCGATCCGGAGAAACCGCGCCACCTGATGCGCCGGTTGCGGCATCTGTATCAGCGTGCCGGTCTCACGGCCAACGAGGTGCGCATCCTGCGCGGGATCCTGACGCACACGGAACGCGGTGGAGGACGCCCGCGAACCGGGTCGTGA
- the cysE gene encoding serine O-acetyltransferase, producing MFQRLREDIQCVFARDPAARNSFEVFTAYPGLHAVWVHRLAHGLWRWKLRWLARVLANVGRLITGIEIHPGARIGRRFFIDHGMGVVIGETAEIGDDCTLYHQVTLGGTSWDKGKRHPTLDDGVVIGAGAKVLGPVHIGTRARIGSNAVVLRDVPADATAVGIPARVLGPRPEPNPRFKAMADRMGFDAYGLTRDMPDPVANAIHRIVDHLHEVDERMERACEALKKAGIDIGADEELHPISNCDLEGLEPEECEIPPRKTSGNT from the coding sequence ATGTTCCAGCGGCTACGTGAAGACATCCAGTGTGTATTCGCTCGCGACCCGGCCGCGCGGAACTCGTTCGAAGTGTTCACGGCTTACCCCGGCCTTCATGCCGTCTGGGTGCATCGTCTCGCCCACGGACTCTGGCGCTGGAAGCTCCGCTGGCTGGCCCGGGTGCTGGCAAACGTCGGGCGCCTGATTACCGGCATCGAGATTCACCCCGGGGCACGGATCGGGCGCCGCTTCTTCATCGACCACGGTATGGGTGTGGTGATCGGGGAGACCGCCGAGATCGGCGACGACTGCACGCTGTACCACCAGGTGACCCTCGGCGGGACCAGTTGGGACAAGGGCAAGCGTCACCCGACGCTGGACGATGGCGTGGTGATCGGTGCCGGCGCGAAGGTGCTGGGGCCGGTCCACATCGGGACGCGGGCGCGGATCGGGTCGAACGCGGTGGTGCTGCGAGACGTGCCCGCCGACGCAACGGCCGTCGGGATCCCCGCGCGGGTGCTCGGTCCACGGCCGGAGCCGAATCCTCGGTTCAAGGCGATGGCCGACCGGATGGGTTTCGATGCCTACGGTCTGACCCGCGACATGCCGGACCCGGTGGCCAACGCGATTCACCGGATCGTGGATCACCTGCACGAGGTCGACGAGCGGATGGAACGCGCCTGTGAAGCGCTGAAAAAGGCGGGGATCGACATCGGGGCCGATGAAGAACTGCATCCGATTTCCAACTGCGATCTCGAGGGGCTTGAACCCGAGGAGTGCGAAATTCCCCCACGCAAGACCTCGGGAAATACCTGA
- a CDS encoding Rrf2 family transcriptional regulator — protein MKLTTKGRYAVTAMLDVAMHAEQRPVSLADVARRQHLSLSYLEQLFARLRRKGLVSSSRGPGGGYRLSRRSDAITVAEIILAVDEPVDVTRCGGQANCTHRSQCLTHDLWTDLSQQVESFLSERSLADVLHRYREARAARERVPESGDGQAAIPIAASADTGSKSR, from the coding sequence ATGAAACTGACCACGAAGGGACGTTACGCCGTGACTGCAATGCTCGATGTCGCGATGCATGCGGAGCAGCGGCCGGTGTCCCTTGCCGACGTGGCCAGGCGGCAGCACCTGTCGCTCTCCTACCTCGAGCAGCTCTTCGCGCGCCTGCGGCGCAAGGGGCTGGTGAGCAGCAGCCGGGGGCCCGGTGGCGGCTATCGCCTGAGTCGCCGGTCCGACGCGATCACGGTGGCCGAGATCATCCTGGCGGTTGACGAACCGGTGGACGTGACCCGTTGCGGAGGGCAGGCCAACTGTACCCATCGCTCGCAGTGCCTGACGCATGACCTGTGGACTGACTTGAGCCAACAGGTCGAAAGCTTCCTGAGCGAGCGCTCGCTGGCCGACGTGCTGCACCGGTATCGGGAGGCGCGCGCGGCGCGCGAACGTGTACCGGAATCCGGCGATGGCCAGGCGGCCATTCCGATCGCGGCCTCGGCCGACACTGGCTCCAAGTCCCGATAA
- the ndk gene encoding nucleoside-diphosphate kinase, with protein sequence MAQERTLSIIKPDAVAKNVIGDIYSRFEKGGLRIVAARMLHLSRDQAEGFYAVHQERPFFRDLVDFMISGPVMVQVLEGDDAIRRHRDIMGATNPKEAAPGTIRADFATSIDENAVHGSDGPDTAKTEIAFFFDDSAICPRTR encoded by the coding sequence GTGGCCCAGGAGCGTACCCTGTCCATCATCAAGCCCGACGCGGTCGCCAAGAACGTGATCGGCGACATCTACAGCCGGTTCGAGAAGGGGGGGCTGCGGATCGTGGCCGCGCGCATGCTGCACCTGAGCCGCGACCAGGCCGAGGGCTTCTACGCGGTGCACCAGGAACGCCCGTTTTTCCGGGATCTGGTGGATTTCATGATCTCGGGTCCGGTGATGGTGCAGGTGCTGGAAGGTGACGATGCGATTCGGCGGCATCGTGACATCATGGGCGCCACCAACCCGAAGGAAGCGGCCCCGGGAACCATCCGGGCGGACTTCGCGACCAGCATCGACGAGAACGCAGTCCACGGCTCCGATGGCCCGGATACCGCGAAGACCGAGATCGCCTTCTTTTTCGACGACAGCGCCATTTGTCCACGCACCCGCTAG
- a CDS encoding bifunctional tRNA (adenosine(37)-C2)-methyltransferase TrmG/ribosomal RNA large subunit methyltransferase RlmN, which produces MSVSPANRLNLLGMPRQRLAGQFESWGERGFRATQLVKWIHQRGVTDFAAMTDLSKTLREQLGLLAAVELPEIALERRSDDGTVKWVLRLADGNAIETVYIPEDDRGTLCISSQVGCALDCTFCSTAQQGFNRNLSAHEIIGQLWLANQRVPVPEGRSRAVTNVVFMGMGEPLANLDAVVDAIDLMLDDNAYGLSKRRVTVSTSGLVPALDRLGAATDVALAVSLHAPNDALRNRLVPINRKYPIHELLNACRRYTRDGARHHRVTFEYVLLAGINDQPRHARELMALLRDVPCKINLIPFNPFPGSPFVRPSSNAVRVFEKLLDDAGFVTIVRRTRGDDIDAACGQLVGEVADRSGRGARMIRLHADLPQPMGVRA; this is translated from the coding sequence ATGTCAGTATCGCCCGCCAACCGACTGAATTTGCTGGGAATGCCGCGCCAGCGCCTTGCCGGCCAGTTCGAGAGCTGGGGTGAGCGCGGGTTTCGTGCGACCCAGCTGGTCAAATGGATCCACCAGCGTGGCGTCACCGACTTTGCCGCAATGACCGACCTTTCCAAGACGCTGCGCGAGCAACTTGGTCTGCTGGCGGCTGTCGAACTGCCCGAGATCGCGCTGGAGCGGCGCTCGGATGACGGTACGGTGAAGTGGGTGCTGCGTCTGGCGGACGGGAACGCTATCGAGACCGTCTACATCCCGGAAGACGACCGCGGAACGCTGTGCATCTCTTCGCAGGTCGGATGTGCGCTCGACTGTACGTTCTGCTCGACCGCGCAGCAGGGGTTCAACCGCAACCTGAGCGCGCACGAGATCATCGGGCAGCTGTGGCTGGCCAACCAGCGTGTTCCGGTTCCGGAAGGCCGCTCGCGGGCGGTTACCAACGTGGTGTTCATGGGCATGGGGGAGCCGCTGGCGAACCTCGATGCGGTTGTCGACGCGATCGACCTGATGCTGGACGATAACGCCTACGGGCTCAGCAAGCGGCGGGTCACGGTGAGCACGTCGGGCCTGGTGCCGGCGCTGGATCGCCTGGGTGCGGCCACCGACGTGGCGCTGGCGGTGAGCCTGCATGCGCCGAACGACGCCCTGCGTAACCGCCTGGTACCGATCAATCGCAAGTATCCGATCCACGAGCTGCTCAATGCCTGCCGGCGCTATACCCGTGACGGGGCACGGCACCATCGGGTGACCTTTGAGTACGTGCTGCTGGCTGGGATCAACGATCAGCCCAGGCATGCGCGGGAGTTGATGGCGCTGCTCAGGGATGTTCCTTGTAAAATCAACCTGATCCCGTTTAATCCTTTCCCTGGTTCTCCGTTCGTTCGGCCGTCGTCGAACGCGGTGCGCGTGTTCGAGAAGCTGCTCGACGATGCCGGTTTCGTGACGATCGTGCGCCGGACGCGCGGCGACGACATCGATGCAGCCTGCGGGCAGTTGGTCGGCGAGGTCGCCGACCGCAGCGGACGCGGAGCGCGCATGATCCGGCTCCACGCGGATCTTCCGCAGCCGATGGGTGTCCGCGCATGA
- the pilW gene encoding type IV pilus biogenesis/stability protein PilW, with protein sequence MSRLHALRSGGRAFATGSWLLAAGLLAGCAGLQPQASVDQRRAAEINAELGISYLRQNELTQAQRSLDRALQFNPNLALAHLGMASLRERQGALDSAEEHYRRALSLDRRDPYVQTNLGDLLCRQGEVREGLELLERATANPSYSARAVALLNAGKCHARAGDTERAEERMREALRIDPQFPDALYELALLTFEDGRPFQTRAFLSRLEAQGIVTPESLLLCYQSERQLGNAEDARRCADRLKRDFRDSDEAARLLREEPGRG encoded by the coding sequence ATGAGCCGGCTGCACGCGCTACGGTCGGGCGGCCGGGCATTCGCCACCGGATCCTGGCTGCTGGCCGCTGGGTTGCTCGCAGGCTGCGCGGGACTGCAGCCGCAGGCCTCGGTGGACCAGCGTCGGGCAGCAGAGATCAACGCGGAGCTGGGGATCAGTTACCTACGTCAGAACGAGCTGACCCAGGCCCAGCGCTCGCTGGATCGCGCGCTGCAGTTCAATCCCAACCTCGCACTGGCGCATCTGGGCATGGCCTCGCTGCGCGAACGGCAGGGGGCGCTGGACTCTGCCGAGGAACATTACCGGCGCGCGTTGTCGCTGGATCGCCGCGACCCCTATGTGCAGACCAACCTGGGCGATCTGCTCTGCCGCCAGGGCGAGGTTCGCGAGGGCCTCGAATTGCTGGAACGGGCGACCGCCAACCCGTCGTATTCCGCGCGCGCTGTCGCGCTACTGAACGCAGGGAAATGTCATGCGCGTGCCGGCGACACCGAACGAGCGGAAGAACGCATGCGCGAAGCACTCCGGATCGATCCGCAATTCCCGGATGCCCTGTACGAACTGGCGCTGTTGACTTTCGAGGACGGGCGGCCGTTCCAGACCCGGGCGTTCCTGTCCCGGCTCGAGGCCCAGGGGATCGTGACGCCGGAGTCGCTGCTTCTCTGTTACCAGTCCGAGAGGCAGCTGGGCAATGCCGAGGATGCGCGGCGCTGCGCCGACCGCCTGAAGCGGGACTTCCGGGACAGCGACGAGGCGGCAAGACTCCTGCGCGAGGAACCGGGCCGTGGTTGA